In Nomascus leucogenys isolate Asia chromosome 8, Asia_NLE_v1, whole genome shotgun sequence, a single genomic region encodes these proteins:
- the ZBTB6 gene encoding zinc finger and BTB domain-containing protein 6 — translation MAAESDVLHFQFEQQGDVVLQKMNLLRQQNLFCDVSIYINDTEFQGHKVILAACSTFMRDQFLLTQSKHVRITILQSAEVGRKLLLSCYTGALEVKRKELLKYLTAASYLQMVHIVEKCTEALSKYLEIDLSMKNNNQHTDLCQSSDPDVKNEDENSDKDCEIIEISEDSPVNIDFHVKEEESNALQSTVESLTSERKEMKSPELSTVDIGFKDNEICILHVESISTAGVENGQFSQPCTSSKASMYFSETQHSLINSTVESRVAEVPGNQDQGLFCENTEGSYGTVSEIQNLEEGYSLRHQCPRCPRGFLHVENYLRHLKMHKLFLCLQCGKTFTQKKNLNRHIRGHMGIRPFQCTVCLKTFTAKSTLQDHLNIHSGDRPYKCHCCDMDFKHKSALKKHLTSVHGRSSGEKLSRPDLKRQSLL, via the coding sequence ATGGCTGCTGAGTCTGATGTTCTGCATTTCCAGTTTGAACAGCAAGGAGATGTGGTCTTGCAGAAAATGAATCTTTTGAGACAGCAGAATTTATTTTGTGATGTATCAATTTACATTAATGACACTGAGTTCCAGGGGCACAAGGTGATTTTGGCTGCTTGCTCCACTTTTATGAGAGATCAGTTTTTACTCACACAGTCAAAACATGTCAGAATCACCATCTTACAGAGTGCAGAAGTTGGCAGAAAATTGTTACTGTCTTGCTATACTGGAGCACTTGAAGTTAAAAGGAAAGAGCTTTTGAAATACTTGACTGCTGCCAGTTACCTTCAGATGGTTCACATTGTGGAAAAGTGCACAGAAGCTTTGTCAAAGTATCTGGAAATTGATCTTTCTATGAAAAACAACAACCAACACACTGACCTGTGTCAGTCTTCTGATCCTGATGTTAAGAATGAAGATGAAAATTCTGATAAAGACTGTGAGATAATTGAAATTTCAGAAGATAGTCCTGTAAACATAGATTTCCATGTTAAAGAAGAGGAAAGCAATGCTTTGCAGTCTACAGTAGAGAGTCTGAcatcagagagaaaggaaatgaagtcacCAGAGCTGTCTACGGTAGACATAGGTTTTAAAGACAATGAAATTTGTATCCTTCACGTAGAATCCATCAGTACAGCTGGTGTCGAAAATGGGCAGTTTTCACAGCCTTGTACCTCTTCAAAAGCAAGCATGTATTTCTCTGAAACACAGCATTCATTGATCAATTCTACAGTTGAGAGCAGAGTGGCTGAAGTTCCTGGGAATCAAGATCAGGGCTTATTTTGTGAGAATACTGAAGGAAGTTATGGTACAGTGAGTGAGATTCAGAATCTGGAGGAAGGTTATTCACTGAGGCACCAGTGCCCCAGGTGTCCTCGAGGCTTTCTTCACGTTGAAAACTATCTGCGCCACCTTAAAATGCATAAACTATTCTTATGCTTACAGTGTGGGAAAACATTTACACAGAAGAAAAATCTCAACCGACACATTCGAGGACACATGGGCATACGGCCCTTTCAGTGTACTGTGTGCTTGAAGACATTTACTGCCAAAAGCACACTTCAGGACCACTTGAACATACACAGTGGGGATCGGCCATACAAATGCCACTGTTGTGATATGGATTTCAAGCACAAGTCTGCTCTCAAAAAACACTTAACCTCTGTCCATGGCAGAAGCAGTGGTGAAAAACTATCTAGGCCTGATCTCAAAAGGCAAAGTCTACTATAA
- the ZBTB26 gene encoding zinc finger and BTB domain-containing protein 26 has translation MSERSDLLHFKFENYGDSMLQKMNKLREENKFCDVTVLIDDIEVQGHKIVFAAGSPFLRDQFLLNDSREVKISILQSSEVGRQLLLSCYSGVLEFPEMELVNYLTAASFLQMSHIVERCTQALWKFIKPKQPMDSKEGCEPQSASPQSKEQQGDARGSPKQDSPCIHPSEDSMDMEDSDIQIVKVESIGDVSEVRSKKDQNQFISSEPTALHSSEPQHSLINSTVENRVSEIEQNHLHNYALSYTGSDNIIMASKDVFGPNIRGVDKGLQWHHQCPKCTRVFRHLENYANHLKMHKLFMCLLCGKTFTQKGNLHRHMRVHAGIKPFQCKICGKTFSQKCSLQDHLNLHSGDKPHKCNYCDMVFAHKPVLRKHLKQLHGKNSFDNANERNVQDLTVDFDSFACTTVTDSKGCQPQPDATQVLDAGKLAQAVLNLRNDSTCVN, from the coding sequence ATGTCTGAAAGATCAGATCTCCTTCACTTCAAGTTTGAAAATTATGGAGATTCAATgttacaaaaaatgaacaaattaagagaagagaataaattttGTGATGTTACAGTTCTCATAGATGATATTGAGGTACAGGGACATAAAATTGTGTTTGCTGCAGGTTCCCCCTTCTTAAGAGACCAATTTTTACTGAATGATTCCAGAGAGGTGAAAATCTCCATATTACAGAGTTCCGAAGTGGGGAGACAATTGCTCTTATCCTGTTATAGTGGTGTGCTGGAATTCCCTGAGATGGAACTGGTAAATTACTTGACTGCTGCAAGTTTTCTTCAGATGAGCCACATTGTAGAACGGTGCACACAGGCCCTGTGGAAGTTTATAAAGCCAAAACAACCAATGGATAGTAAAGAGGGATGTGAACCACAGAGTGCTTCTCCCCAGTCAAAAGAACAGCAGGGAGATGCCAGAGGCTCCCCAAAGCAGGACTCACCTTGTATTCATCCATCTGAAGACAGTATGGATATGGAGGACAGTGATATTCAGATTGTTAAGGTAGAATCTATTGGGGATGTATCAGAGGTTAGAAGTAAAAAAGATCAGAACCAGTTTATTTCTTCCGAACCCACTGCTTTACATTCATCAGAGCCCCAGCACTCCCTGATAAATTCAACTGTGGAAAACAGAGTAAGTGAAATAGAACAAAACCATCTCCACAATTATGCCCTTTCTTATACAGGCAGTGATAACATCATCATGGCCTCAAAAGATGTCTTTGGCCCTAATATTCGAGGTGTAGACAAAGGCCTACAGTGGCATCACCAATGCCCAAAGTGTACCAGGGTGTTTCGTCACCTGGAGAACTAcgccaaccatttaaaaatgcacaaactCTTTATGTGTCTACTCTGCGGCAAGACTTTCACTCAGAAAGGCAACCTTCATCGACACATGCGTGTGCATGCCGGAATTAAACCTTTCCAGTGTAAAATCTGTGGGAAAACCTTTTCTCAGAAGTGTTCCTTACAGGATCATCTTAACCTTCACAGTGGAGATAAGCCCCATAAATGTAACTATTGTGATATGGTTTTTGCACATAAACCAGTTTTGAGGAAACACCTTAAACAGCTGCATGGCAAAAACAGCTTTGATAATGCCAATGAGAGAAATGTACAAGACCTCACAGTGGATTTTGATTCTTTTGCATGTACAACAGTCACAGACTCTAAAGGGTGTCAGCCACAACCCGATGCAACACAGGTCCTGGATGCAGGTAAACTGGCCCAAGCTGTCTTGAACTTAAGAAATGATAGTACTTGTGTGAATTGA